A window of Nocardia arthritidis genomic DNA:
CGAACCGCTCGGCCTGCGGCACACGGTCACGCTGCCGGAGGAGGCGCTGCTGCACCGCGCCGCCGTCGGACACCTGGCCGGACCCGACGGCACACCGCGCCGGGCGGACCGCTGGTACCTGCCGCGCAGCAGCGGGCCCGCCGGAGCGATCGCCGCGACCGCCCGCGACGTGCTCACCTTCGCCGGCCTGCATCTGAACGACGGCGTCGGTCCCGACGGCGAACGGCTGCTGTCATCGGAGTCGGTGCGGCGGATGGCCCAGGAACAGCTCGCGGTCCCGTTCATGGGCGAAATGGTCGACTCGTGGGGAATCGGCTGGTGGCGCGGTGACTGGCACGGGGCCCGGATGATCGGGCACAACGGCGGCACCATCGGCCAGACCGCGCAGCTGCAGATACTGCCCGAGCAGCGACTCACCATCGTCGTGCTCACCAACGGCAGCGCCGCGCAGTCCGCCTTCACCGAATTGTCCACCGAAATCGCCGCCGAGTTGGCCGGCGTCCGGACCCCGGAACCGTTCGCGCCGCCGAGCGAACCGCCGAGTTTCGATCCGGCCCGATATGTGGGCTGCTACGAACGCAGCGGCGTGCGCCACGAAATCCGCCTCGACGACACCGAATTGGTGCTGAAAACGACATTCTCCGGCGAGCTTGCCGAGGTCGCCCCGGTGCCATCGGTCGAACAGCGGCTGACACCGGTCGCCACGGATCTTTTCGCGGCCAGGTCGACTTTCGACCAGGACGTGTGGCAGCGCGTGACCTTCCACACCATCGCCGACGGCACCCGCTACCTGCACCTGGGTGGCCGTGCCGCCGAATACGTTGCGAGCGAGGCGTGATGACGAACATACGACGTCGGCTCGAACTCTCGGATCTCGAACGCGTCGCGGTGCCGTCGGATCCGGCGCTCGCCCCCGACGGCAGCCGCGTGGTCTACGTGCTGCGCACCGTCGATCCGGAGCGCGACGCCGACAGCCATGCGCTCTGGCAGGTCCGGCCGGACGGCACGCGGGCTCGGCTCACCCGAGGCCCGGCCGATACCGCGCCGCGCTGGTCACCCGACGGCCGGTCAATCGCGTTCCTGCGCGCCGCCGACGGCCCCACCCAGCTGTGGCTGCTGCCCGCCGACGGCGGCGAGCCCGAGCAGCTCACCGAATTGCCGCTGGGCGCGGGCGAACCGGTGTGGAGCCCCGACGGCACCCGGATCGCGTTCGCGGCGCCCGTCGACACCACGGGGGCGAGCCTCGATCCCGCCGCGCCCATCCACATCGACAGGCGAACCTACAAGCTCGATGGCACCGGCTGGTTGCGCGGATTACGTTCGCACATCCACGTTCTGGAGCTCGACGGCCGTTCGGTGCGCCAGGTCACCTCGGGCGATTTCCACGCCGGACTCCCGACCTGGTCGCCGGACGGCGCCCGCCTGGTGTTCGCCGATTCGCTGGCCGACGACGATATGAGTCGCGCCGATGTGCGCATCGTCGATGCGGCCGCCACCCGCCGGGTACCCGACCGCATCGGTCCCGCGGGCGCGGTGGTGTCCGGGGTGGTCTGGTCCGCCGATCCGGCCGCCCTGCTCGTCGCGGCCACCCCCGGCATCGAGCTCGCGAACACCGACCTGCTGTGTGTGTCGGTCGAGAACGGCGAATCCACCGCGCTCACCGCGGATTTCGATCGCAACGTGATGGTCGGCGCGCCCGGCTATCCCGGTGCGCTACCCCGCCCCGCCGGGCCCGGCACAGTGCTGTTCTGTGCCCGTGAACGCGGATACACCCACCTCTACGCGTACGGCGACAACGGCATTCGCCCGCTGATCGACGGAACCCGGGTGGTCTCCGGGCTTTCCGTCGCACCCGCGGCCGGTCTCGCGGCGGTCACGGTCGCCACCGAGACCAGCTTCGGCGAGATCGTCCTGCTCGACCTGGCCACCGGCACCCACCGTGAGCTGACCGCGCACACCGCCGCCGCCCTGCCGGATGTCGCGCCGATTCCCGTGCGGGAGCGGGTTTTCCAGATCTCGGACGGCACCGAGGTGCACGGTTGGCTGCTGCGCGACCCCACCGCACCGGTTCCCGGGCCGCTGCTGGTCGACGCGCACGGCGGCCCGCACAATGCCTGGAATTCGGCCCGCGACCCGTTCCACGCCTACCATCAGATCCTCGCCGCGCGCGGCTGGACGGTGCTGCTGCTCAACCCGCGCGGCAGCGACGGCTACGGCGAGCGATTCATGCGGGCCGCCCTCGGCGGCTGGGGTGTCGCCGACGAACGCGACTTCCTCGAACCCATCGATCTGCTCATCGCCGAAGGGCAGGCCGATGCGAAGCGAATCGCCCTGTGCGGCTACAGCTATGGCGGCTACGTCGCCTGCTGGCTACCGACCAGGACCGATCGGTTCGCCGCCGCGGTCGCGGGTGGGGTGTTGAGCGATCTGGCGAGCTTCATGGGCACCTCCGACAGCGGAATCATGCTGGCGCGCGAGGAGATCGGTGCGACGCCGTGGTCCGATCCGGCGGCGGTGGCCCGGCTCTCCCCCAGCTCCGGTATCGAAAAGGTCGGCACGCCGACGCTGCTCCTGCAGGGCGAGGCCGAGGCCCGCTGCCCGCTCGGGCAGGCCGAGCAGTGGTACGCCGCGCTGCGCGACCGGGGCATCCCGACCGAACTGGTGGTGTATCCGGGGGCTTCGCACCTGTTCATCCTCAACGGAAAGCCCAGCCACCGTGCCGATTTCAATCGACGCATCGTGGAGTGGGTGATCCGGCACACCAGGGCCGCGGCGCCGGCGGGCGCGAAATCGGCCGCCGCGCCGCTGAATACCGAACACTGGCAGCGGCGACTCACCGAAATCGCGACCCGGCACGGGATTCCGGGCGCGGCACTGGCCATCGCCCAGGGCGGGAGCGTGCTGGAGGTCGCACACGGCGTACTCGATATCGAGACGGGCACACCCGTCACGACCGATTCGCTGTTCCAGATCGGCTCGGTCACCAAGGTCTGGACCGCGACGGCCGTCATGCGCCTCGTCGACCAGGGCAAGCTCGACCTCGACGTGCCCTTGGTCGACACCTTCCCGGAACTGCGCCCGGCGGACTCGCGGATTCTCGACGGGGTCACCATGCGCCACCTGCTGACCCACACCAGCGGTATCGACGGCGATATCTTCACCGACACCGGCCGCGGTGACGATTGCCTGCGCCGCTACGTCGCGGAACTGGCCACCGCGGCCCGCACCCATCCCATCGACGCCAGCTGGTCGTACTGCAACTCCGGTTTCATCCTCGCGGGCCGCGTCATCGAACTCGTCACCGGAAAGATCTGGGACGCGGCCATGCGCGAGCTGCTGTTCGAACCGCTCGGCCTGCGGCACACGGTCACGCTGCCGGAGGAGGCGCTGCTGCACCGCGCCGCCGTCGGGCACGAGCCGGGACCCGACGGCACACTGCGGCGCGCCGAGCGCTGGCACCTGCCGCGCAGCTGCGGGCCCGCCGGGACCATCACCGCGCGCGCCCGCGACGTGCTCACCTTCGCCGAACTACATCTGAATCATGGTCTCGCCCCGGATGGTACGCGCCTGCTGTCGCCCGAACTGATCCAGCGGATGCAGGACAAGCAGGTGGCCGTGCCGTTCGCCTTCGAGCTGGAGGACTCATGGGGGCTCGGCTGGTCCCGCACCGATCTGGGCGGACATCTGGTGATCGGCCACGACGGCGGCACCATCGGCCAGACCGCGCGGCTGCTGGTACTGCCGCAGCACCGGTTCGCCGTGGCGATGCTCGCCAACAGCGGCGCGACCATGTCGGCCTTCACCGAGCTCTCCGCCGAGATCATCGCCGGCCTGACCGGTGTCGCGCTGCCGGAGCCGTTCGCGCCGTCGGATCCGCCGTCGTTCGATCCGGCTCGCTACGTGGGCGTATACGAGCAGGCCGGCGTGCGGCTCGAAATCGCCGCCGACGGAGCCGAACTCGTCGCACGGATGACCTTCACCGGTGCACGGTCCGAATTCGGCGCGACCCAGCAGATGGTGTTGCCACTGATACCGGTCGAGGAGGATACCTTCGCCACCCGCCTCCTTGGTGACGAAAAATGGCTGCCCGTAACGTTTTTCGATCTCACCGACGGCGCCCGATACCTATATTTCGGTGGTCGAGCGGTGAAACGCGTTGCGGACGAGGTTCGATGACAACGCAATCGAGCACAGCGCAACGCGCCGAACAGATTCCGGCCCGCGCCTGGCTCACGCTCATCGCGGTGATAGTCGGAGCCTTGGTGTTCCAACTCGACGGCATCGTGGTCGGCGTCGCCAATCCCGGCATCGCCGCCGGGCTGCGGGCCGGACCCGCCGGAATCCAGTGGGTCAACACCGCCCAACTCCTGGCGCTGGCCGGCCTGGCCATTCCGGCCGGAACGCTCGCCGATCGATTCGGCCGCAAGCGAATGTTCCTGCTCGGCGTCGGCGGATTCACGGCGGCCTCGCTGCTGTGCGGACTCGCACCGTCCATCGAGGTCCTGATCGGCGGGCGGGTGCTCCAGGGCGCGTGCGGGGCGCTGCTGCTCCCCGCGGCCCTCGGCTCGATACGAGCCGCATTTCCGCCGGGACGGTTACCGACGGCCCTGGGTGTGTTCGGATCCGCCGTAGCGCTGGTGCTCACCGTCGCACCGCCGCTCGCCGGCGCGCTCGTCGAAAAGGCGGGCTGGTCATGGGCATTCTTCGCCGGGGTGCCGTTCGGCGTCGCGGGCGTGGTACTCGGCGCGTTGGTCATGACCGATCAGCCCCCGGGCGAAACACCACCGCTCGACCTGCCCGGCGCGGCCGCGGCGACGCTCGGAATCACCGCGCTGGTGTGGGCGTTCACCGGTGCACAGCAGGCGGGTTGGGCCTCGGCGCGCACCATCGGATTCGCCGCCGCCAGCCTGCTACTGCTGATCGGCTTCGTTGTGCTGCAAAGGATTTCGCCGCATCCACTGATTCCGCTCGGCCTGTTCCGCAGCCGGTCGTTCACCATCGGGCTTGTGTTGTTGGCACTCGCCCTCGCGGCCATGTCCGCGGTCACCTTCTTCCTGATGTTCTTCCTTCAGGGAGTGCAGGGCAAAGGCGGATTCGCGGCGACGGTGGCGCTACTGCCGCTGACCGTCGTGCTCATCGTGTCCCCATCGATCGGCGGGCTGCTGACCCAGCGGCTCGGCGCGCGGACGACACTGCTGCTCGGCGCCGCCTGCTACGCGGTGGCCTTCGCGTTCCTGCTGCGCCTGACCGCCGATTCGGGAGCGGTCGACGTCGGCTTGCCGCTGGCGCTGGCCGGATTCGGCAACGGGCTGCTCACCGTCTCCGCCATGGAGGCGATCCTCGGCGGGGTCCCGGCCGCGCACACCGCCGCCGCGGCGGGGGTGAAGGAGGCGGTCGGGGAGATCGGCGGCACGATCGGCATCGCCGGGTTCGGCACACTGCTCGGCTCGGTCGTCGGTTTCGTGCTACCGGGCGCACTGCGCGGCACGCTCGGCGATACCGCGCTCACCGAGCTGCTGATGGCCGACCACTCGTTGCGCGCGGATGTCGAACTGGGCTTCGCACCGGCCGCCCGGGATGCCCTGCTCGGCAGGCTCATCGAGACCGGTATACCGGCCGACGCCGCCGCGCGCGCCGCCGCGGCGGTGACCGCGGCGGCGCATCGCGCCTTCGTCGACGGCATGCACGCCGTATATGCCGTCTGCGTCGGCGCGGCTATCCTGGCGAGCCTGCTCGCGCTGCTGCTACGCGACCCCCGAGCCGACTGATCAGCTCAGTCCTTCACCAATTCCGGTGCGGCCGTTTCGGCATCGTCGTGCGCCGGGGCGGTCGACCGGTTCGGCAGCAGCACCGCCATGACGATCACGATCAAGGCCAGCGCGGCCGAGAGCCCGAACGCCAGGCGCATACCGTCGAGGTGCGCGGTGACCGGATCGGTGCCCCGCTCGGCCAGCGCGTTGCTGCGGGCGGACATCACGGTCACCACCATCGCGGTACCGAAGGCCGCCGCCACCTGCTGCAGGGTGGCCAGTATCGAGCTGCCATGCGAGTACAGATGCTGCGGGAGCGCACCGAGACCCAGGGTGAACACCGGGGTGAAGGCGGCGGCCAGCGACACCATCAGCAGCATGTGCAGCGCGAGCAGCACCGCGTACGGGATGGTCGGCGAGACCTGGGTGAATCCGGCCAGTGCGACCGTGACGCCGATGGCGCCGGGAATCACCAGCACCCGCCCGCCGAACCGGTCGTAGATCCGTCCGACGGTCGGGCCGAGCAGACCCATGGCCAGCCCGCCCGGCATCATCAGCAGACCGGTCGCCAGCGGGCTCAGGCCGCGCAGGTTCTGCAGGTACAGCGGCAGCAGGATCATCGAGCCCATCATCGCCAGGAACGCGATCGCCATCAGCACCAGCGCTTTGGCGTAGGTGCCGAACAGCAGTGTCCGCAGATCGAGCAGCGGCGTGCCGGTGCGCTGCAGCCGCAGCTGCCGGGCCACGAACACGCCGACGAGGGCCAGTCCGGCCGCGACGATCAGTGCGGGTTCGATGGCGCTGCCCGCGCCGAACCGGCTGAGCCCGTACACCAGGCCGCCGAAGCCGAGCGCCGCGAAAGCCACACTGGACCAGTCGATCTCGCCGGCCTGCGGTTCGCCGATATTGTCGAGATTGCGCAGGCCGAACCAGGTGGCCGCGGCGGCGATCGGCAGCACCAGCGCGAAAAGCCAACGCCACGAAGCGATCTGCAACACCAGGCCGGAGATCACCGGTCCCATCGCAGGCGCGACCGACATGGCGAGGGTGACATTGCCCATGACCCGGCCGCGGTCCTGCTCGGCCACCACCGTCATCAGCGTTGTCATCAGCAGCGGCATCATCACGGCGGTGCCGCCCGCCTGCACGACCCGTCCGAGCAACAGCACCGGGAACGACGGCGCGACCGCGGCGAGCGCGGTGCCCGTCAGGAATACGCCCATCGCGATCGTGTAGGCCCGCCGGGTGGTGACCCGCTGCAGGAACCATCCGGTGACCGGAATCACCGCCGCCATGGTGAGCATGAACGCGGTGGACACCCACTGCGCCGACCGCTCGGTGACATCGAGATCGGTCATCAGGCGCGGGATCGCGTTGATCATGATGGTTTCGTTCAGGATCACCACGAAGGTCGCCGCCACCAGCAGCCGGATCACGGTCGGGGTCCGCGCCCCAGGTGGGCGCGCGGATACTTCTGCTGACATTCGGACAACCTCCCGGAGCGTTTCTTACGACAGGACCACCTGTGGGCCGCGAACTGTTCCGGCGCCACATCTGAATAGACGGGATCGTCCCCGGCAATTCATCGGCGACCGAACAGTTTCCTGTCGGCGGCGCGCAATATCAACCGGTTTTCGCGCGCCGCCATTCCCGGAACTCACCACATGGCGGGTAACCGCTCGGGTATCCGCTTCATGAACCGAGTGCGCCAGACCAGCTGATCAATGGGCACAGCCAGCCGCGGTGCCGGCACGCGCGCGAGCAACGCCTCGATGCCGATCTGGGCATGGCGTCGGCCGAGCGCGGTGGCCGGGCAGTAGTGCCTGCCGCCGCCGAACGAGAGGTGGGCGCTCGCGTTCGGTCGCGCGAGATCGACGGACTCCGGATCCGGGAAGACCGCAGGATCGAAGTTCGCGCCCTCGACCAGCACCAGCACCAATTCCCCGCGCCGGACCAGGATTTCGCCGAGCCGCACGTCCTCGGTGGCCAGGCGCGGCAGGCCGTCGCCGATCGAGAGGTTGATCCGCAGCAACTCCTCGACCCCGGCGGGGATGAGCGCGGGTTCGGCGGCCAACCGGGCCGAAAGGTCCGG
This region includes:
- a CDS encoding serine hydrolase domain-containing protein, translating into MTHWTHSGTTASPDTAHWQRRLTEIAIRQRIPGAVLAIAHGDNLIEVAHGVLNVATGVPTTTDSLFQIGSITKVWTATAVMRLVDQGTLDLDVPLIDLFPELAQGDSAILDRVTMRHLLTHTSGIDGDVFTDTGRGDDCLRRYVAELAGVGRIHPIDATWSYCNSGFTLAGRVIELITGTTWDTAMRELLFEPLGLRHTVTLPEEALLHRAAVGHLAGPDGTPRRADRWYLPRSSGPAGAIAATARDVLTFAGLHLNDGVGPDGERLLSSESVRRMAQEQLAVPFMGEMVDSWGIGWWRGDWHGARMIGHNGGTIGQTAQLQILPEQRLTIVVLTNGSAAQSAFTELSTEIAAELAGVRTPEPFAPPSEPPSFDPARYVGCYERSGVRHEIRLDDTELVLKTTFSGELAEVAPVPSVEQRLTPVATDLFAARSTFDQDVWQRVTFHTIADGTRYLHLGGRAAEYVASEA
- a CDS encoding serine hydrolase, whose amino-acid sequence is MTNIRRRLELSDLERVAVPSDPALAPDGSRVVYVLRTVDPERDADSHALWQVRPDGTRARLTRGPADTAPRWSPDGRSIAFLRAADGPTQLWLLPADGGEPEQLTELPLGAGEPVWSPDGTRIAFAAPVDTTGASLDPAAPIHIDRRTYKLDGTGWLRGLRSHIHVLELDGRSVRQVTSGDFHAGLPTWSPDGARLVFADSLADDDMSRADVRIVDAAATRRVPDRIGPAGAVVSGVVWSADPAALLVAATPGIELANTDLLCVSVENGESTALTADFDRNVMVGAPGYPGALPRPAGPGTVLFCARERGYTHLYAYGDNGIRPLIDGTRVVSGLSVAPAAGLAAVTVATETSFGEIVLLDLATGTHRELTAHTAAALPDVAPIPVRERVFQISDGTEVHGWLLRDPTAPVPGPLLVDAHGGPHNAWNSARDPFHAYHQILAARGWTVLLLNPRGSDGYGERFMRAALGGWGVADERDFLEPIDLLIAEGQADAKRIALCGYSYGGYVACWLPTRTDRFAAAVAGGVLSDLASFMGTSDSGIMLAREEIGATPWSDPAAVARLSPSSGIEKVGTPTLLLQGEAEARCPLGQAEQWYAALRDRGIPTELVVYPGASHLFILNGKPSHRADFNRRIVEWVIRHTRAAAPAGAKSAAAPLNTEHWQRRLTEIATRHGIPGAALAIAQGGSVLEVAHGVLDIETGTPVTTDSLFQIGSVTKVWTATAVMRLVDQGKLDLDVPLVDTFPELRPADSRILDGVTMRHLLTHTSGIDGDIFTDTGRGDDCLRRYVAELATAARTHPIDASWSYCNSGFILAGRVIELVTGKIWDAAMRELLFEPLGLRHTVTLPEEALLHRAAVGHEPGPDGTLRRAERWHLPRSCGPAGTITARARDVLTFAELHLNHGLAPDGTRLLSPELIQRMQDKQVAVPFAFELEDSWGLGWSRTDLGGHLVIGHDGGTIGQTARLLVLPQHRFAVAMLANSGATMSAFTELSAEIIAGLTGVALPEPFAPSDPPSFDPARYVGVYEQAGVRLEIAADGAELVARMTFTGARSEFGATQQMVLPLIPVEEDTFATRLLGDEKWLPVTFFDLTDGARYLYFGGRAVKRVADEVR
- a CDS encoding MFS transporter, yielding MTTQSSTAQRAEQIPARAWLTLIAVIVGALVFQLDGIVVGVANPGIAAGLRAGPAGIQWVNTAQLLALAGLAIPAGTLADRFGRKRMFLLGVGGFTAASLLCGLAPSIEVLIGGRVLQGACGALLLPAALGSIRAAFPPGRLPTALGVFGSAVALVLTVAPPLAGALVEKAGWSWAFFAGVPFGVAGVVLGALVMTDQPPGETPPLDLPGAAAATLGITALVWAFTGAQQAGWASARTIGFAAASLLLLIGFVVLQRISPHPLIPLGLFRSRSFTIGLVLLALALAAMSAVTFFLMFFLQGVQGKGGFAATVALLPLTVVLIVSPSIGGLLTQRLGARTTLLLGAACYAVAFAFLLRLTADSGAVDVGLPLALAGFGNGLLTVSAMEAILGGVPAAHTAAAAGVKEAVGEIGGTIGIAGFGTLLGSVVGFVLPGALRGTLGDTALTELLMADHSLRADVELGFAPAARDALLGRLIETGIPADAAARAAAAVTAAAHRAFVDGMHAVYAVCVGAAILASLLALLLRDPRAD
- a CDS encoding MDR family MFS transporter, whose amino-acid sequence is MSAEVSARPPGARTPTVIRLLVAATFVVILNETIMINAIPRLMTDLDVTERSAQWVSTAFMLTMAAVIPVTGWFLQRVTTRRAYTIAMGVFLTGTALAAVAPSFPVLLLGRVVQAGGTAVMMPLLMTTLMTVVAEQDRGRVMGNVTLAMSVAPAMGPVISGLVLQIASWRWLFALVLPIAAAATWFGLRNLDNIGEPQAGEIDWSSVAFAALGFGGLVYGLSRFGAGSAIEPALIVAAGLALVGVFVARQLRLQRTGTPLLDLRTLLFGTYAKALVLMAIAFLAMMGSMILLPLYLQNLRGLSPLATGLLMMPGGLAMGLLGPTVGRIYDRFGGRVLVIPGAIGVTVALAGFTQVSPTIPYAVLLALHMLLMVSLAAAFTPVFTLGLGALPQHLYSHGSSILATLQQVAAAFGTAMVVTVMSARSNALAERGTDPVTAHLDGMRLAFGLSAALALIVIVMAVLLPNRSTAPAHDDAETAAPELVKD